The Halosimplex litoreum genome has a window encoding:
- a CDS encoding enoyl-CoA hydratase/isomerase family protein, with the protein MIETDADGDVCILTLDRPDRRNALTPAALDDLEAAVDGADEPVVLLRGAGSAFCAGADLDAVADLADREAAESFARRGQRVARAIAEAESVLVAAVDGAARGGGVELALACDVRVATPAATFAESGATIGLLGAWGGTVRLPEVVGFGEAMDVALSGRVLDADEALRMGLVSRVVDDPRAVAAEIAGNDPAALRAIKTRLRDDGDRDDRERREAAAFAELHADLEW; encoded by the coding sequence GTGATCGAGACCGACGCCGACGGCGACGTGTGCATCCTCACCCTCGACCGCCCCGACCGCCGCAACGCGCTCACGCCGGCCGCCCTCGACGACCTCGAAGCCGCCGTCGACGGCGCCGACGAGCCCGTCGTCCTCCTCCGCGGCGCCGGATCCGCCTTCTGCGCCGGGGCCGACCTCGACGCGGTCGCCGACCTGGCCGACCGCGAGGCCGCCGAGTCGTTCGCTCGCCGCGGCCAGCGGGTCGCGAGGGCCATCGCCGAGGCCGAATCGGTCCTCGTCGCGGCCGTCGACGGCGCTGCCCGCGGCGGCGGCGTCGAACTCGCACTGGCCTGTGACGTGCGCGTCGCGACGCCCGCGGCGACGTTCGCCGAGTCCGGCGCGACCATCGGTCTGCTGGGCGCCTGGGGCGGGACCGTCCGCCTACCCGAGGTCGTCGGGTTCGGCGAGGCGATGGACGTCGCTCTGTCGGGACGAGTTCTGGACGCCGACGAGGCGCTCCGTATGGGGCTCGTCTCCCGCGTCGTCGACGACCCGCGAGCGGTCGCCGCGGAGATCGCCGGAAACGATCCGGCGGCACTACGGGCGATCAAGACCCGTCTGCGCGACGACGGCGACCGCGACGATCGCGAGCGCCGCGAAGCCGCGGCGTTCGCCGAACTGCACGCCGACCTCGAGTGGTAG
- a CDS encoding RNA-guided endonuclease InsQ/TnpB family protein, producing the protein MNYNYRYRLEPTERQRETLDYHRDTCRQLYNHALYRFTQIPEDESTVKQRVRKIRDELPDLKEWWDALTDVYSKVLQPTVMRVAKNIKALGKLKEHGYNVGELRWKSPREFRSFTYNQSGFELDKKSGQTVLSLSKLADIPIELHRPLPDDATVKEVTLKKEKTGEWFAIFGIEMDTEPPVKQSLEEIDAEEVVGIDVGILKYAHDTDGTAVESLDLSEERDRLEREQRKLSRKEHESNNWETQRQRVAACHLRIKRKRRDFLHKLSNYYAREYELVAVEDLDVKAMLGSPRNGRNTASVAWNTFTDMLEWKCKREGTYFMEVQPEGTTKECAQCGVETDKPLWIRDHSCPACGFEADRDANAAWNILFRGLTELGVGHSELTPVETALPADTAVVSAKRVVETGSPCLEERPATPRVSRQG; encoded by the coding sequence ATGAACTACAACTACAGGTATCGCCTCGAGCCCACGGAACGCCAACGTGAGACGTTGGACTACCACCGTGATACCTGCCGTCAACTCTACAACCACGCCCTGTACCGCTTCACTCAGATTCCCGAAGACGAGAGCACCGTCAAACAGCGTGTCCGGAAGATCCGTGACGAGCTTCCCGACCTCAAAGAGTGGTGGGACGCGCTTACCGACGTGTACTCGAAAGTGCTCCAGCCCACCGTCATGCGGGTCGCCAAGAACATCAAAGCTCTCGGGAAGCTCAAGGAGCACGGCTACAACGTCGGTGAACTTCGGTGGAAGTCACCTCGGGAGTTCCGCAGTTTCACCTACAACCAGTCTGGCTTCGAACTCGACAAGAAGAGTGGTCAGACTGTGCTGTCGCTGTCGAAACTCGCAGACATCCCAATCGAACTCCACCGACCGCTCCCCGACGACGCCACGGTCAAGGAAGTCACGCTGAAAAAAGAGAAAACCGGCGAGTGGTTCGCTATCTTCGGCATCGAGATGGACACAGAACCCCCAGTCAAGCAATCGCTGGAAGAGATCGACGCCGAGGAGGTGGTCGGCATCGACGTGGGCATTCTGAAGTATGCCCACGACACTGACGGGACGGCAGTCGAATCACTCGACCTCTCGGAAGAACGCGACAGACTCGAACGAGAGCAACGGAAGCTCTCGCGCAAAGAGCACGAGTCGAACAATTGGGAGACCCAACGTCAGCGTGTCGCTGCGTGTCACCTCCGAATCAAGCGCAAGCGGCGTGACTTTCTGCACAAACTATCGAACTACTACGCTCGGGAGTACGAACTGGTCGCCGTCGAAGACCTCGACGTGAAAGCGATGCTGGGATCGCCACGTAACGGCCGCAACACGGCGTCGGTAGCATGGAACACCTTCACCGATATGCTCGAATGGAAGTGCAAACGCGAGGGGACGTACTTCATGGAGGTGCAGCCGGAAGGCACCACCAAAGAGTGCGCTCAGTGTGGCGTCGAAACCGACAAACCGCTGTGGATACGTGACCACTCCTGTCCTGCCTGTGGCTTCGAGGCGGATAGAGACGCGAACGCAGCGTGGAACATTCTTTTTCGTGGACTCACCGAACTAGGAGTGGGTCACTCCGAATTAACGCCTGTGGAGACTGCGCTCCCTGCGGACACTGCGGTTGTGTCTGCAAAGCGCGTCGTAGAAACAGGAAGCCCCTGCCTCGAGGAACGACCGGCTACGCCGCGAGTGAGTAGGCAGGGGTAG
- a CDS encoding DUF7114 family protein yields the protein MEEVAAVRGAALDAVGDVEPDRLRQRIRERLEDGSMAPGVLTVLSARAVVAGAADGPSVDTGAVADRGAGVQLIYEGLRLTRSLSRAPPWEREDELTDGGDVAVTDAVTPGPTVGADADDADMDILVADVMVARGFYLLARTEAAGEAVAVVRSFGGDQTRRRTTGDERLDANLEADVFELAAVAGTTAAGGSVTESLRSHVEALGRTDGRLPLAESLFTDGTPAALAERI from the coding sequence ATGGAGGAAGTCGCGGCGGTCCGCGGAGCCGCGTTGGACGCGGTCGGTGACGTAGAGCCCGACCGCCTCCGCCAGCGGATCCGCGAACGCCTCGAAGACGGGTCGATGGCACCCGGCGTACTGACGGTGTTGAGCGCCCGCGCAGTCGTCGCCGGAGCGGCGGACGGTCCGTCGGTCGACACCGGCGCCGTCGCCGACCGCGGGGCAGGCGTCCAGCTCATCTACGAGGGGCTCCGCCTCACCCGCTCGCTCTCCCGGGCTCCGCCGTGGGAGCGCGAGGACGAACTGACCGACGGGGGCGACGTGGCCGTGACCGACGCGGTGACACCGGGTCCGACCGTCGGGGCTGACGCCGACGACGCGGACATGGACATCCTCGTCGCCGACGTGATGGTCGCCCGCGGGTTCTACCTGCTCGCCCGCACGGAGGCCGCCGGCGAGGCGGTCGCCGTCGTCCGCTCGTTCGGCGGCGACCAGACCCGCCGTCGGACCACCGGCGACGAGCGCCTCGACGCCAATCTCGAGGCCGACGTGTTCGAACTCGCCGCCGTCGCCGGCACCACCGCGGCCGGCGGGTCTGTCACCGAGTCCCTGCGGAGCCACGTCGAGGCGCTCGGCCGCACCGACGGCCGACTCCCCCTCGCGGAGTCGCTGTTCACCGACGGGACGCCGGCGGCGCTCGCCGAACGGATCTGA
- a CDS encoding DUF3105 domain-containing protein, producing MPDCDYCGATVDGEDAYLDHLASEHEGELGSIDERRVAERSPDDDGGFPVGPAVLVGLLAAAGGLVVYVTFLMGGSGGTAAASSLPDSGDGSVVSQVQTEESNGLDHREQGTEIDYERVPPTSGAHWGRSWESAGFYSERPPLESLVHSLEHGAVVVYYDPAQLTPEAEEHLRGWATNQSGNWRSFIAVPNPNQNPESAYVLTAWTKRLTMDEYDDATVRAFTAEYIGRGPENPVR from the coding sequence ATGCCGGACTGTGACTACTGCGGGGCGACCGTCGACGGCGAGGACGCCTACCTCGACCACCTCGCCAGCGAGCACGAGGGGGAGCTGGGGTCGATCGACGAACGGCGGGTCGCCGAACGAAGTCCCGACGACGACGGCGGGTTCCCGGTCGGCCCCGCCGTCCTCGTCGGCCTGCTGGCGGCCGCGGGCGGACTCGTGGTCTACGTCACCTTCCTCATGGGCGGGTCGGGCGGAACTGCGGCCGCGAGCAGCCTACCCGACAGCGGCGACGGATCGGTCGTCTCGCAGGTACAAACCGAGGAGTCGAACGGCCTCGACCACCGCGAGCAGGGAACCGAGATCGACTACGAACGCGTCCCGCCGACCAGCGGCGCACACTGGGGCCGCTCGTGGGAGAGCGCCGGCTTCTACTCCGAGCGACCGCCTCTGGAGTCGCTCGTCCACTCGCTCGAACACGGCGCCGTCGTCGTCTACTACGACCCCGCGCAGCTGACCCCCGAAGCCGAGGAGCATCTGCGGGGCTGGGCCACCAACCAGAGCGGCAACTGGCGGAGTTTCATCGCCGTCCCGAACCCCAACCAGAACCCCGAGTCGGCGTACGTCCTCACCGCCTGGACCAAGCGGCTGACGATGGACGAGTACGACGACGCCACGGTCCGCGCGTTCACCGCCGAGTACATCGGTCGCGGCCCGGAGAACCCCGTGCGATAG
- a CDS encoding NAD+ synthase → MATTEELVRATEPLDMSLSTEELDAHREHVTDFIAAQYEAAGADRVVMGLSGGIDSTLTSHLAVEAVGAENVRALVMPSEVNREANMSDAERVASDLLDVEYDVVEITPIADAFLDAYPDAESDRMATGNLYVRIRAVLNYLVANTEGGLVVGTGNRTEALVGYFTKYGDGAVDCHPIANLYKQQVRQLARHVGVPDDLAAKEASAGMWVDQTDEGELGMDYDTLDSILALHVDGPLSVSATAEHIGVDAETIERVRGLYEASEHKRAAPPGPESLY, encoded by the coding sequence ATGGCTACGACCGAGGAACTGGTCCGAGCGACGGAGCCGCTCGATATGTCCCTCTCGACCGAGGAACTCGACGCGCACCGCGAACACGTCACCGACTTCATCGCCGCCCAGTACGAGGCCGCGGGCGCCGACCGGGTAGTGATGGGGCTCTCCGGCGGCATCGACAGCACGCTCACCTCGCATCTGGCCGTCGAGGCGGTGGGCGCGGAGAACGTCCGCGCGCTGGTGATGCCCAGCGAGGTCAACCGCGAGGCGAACATGAGCGACGCCGAGCGGGTCGCGAGCGACCTGCTGGACGTGGAGTACGACGTGGTGGAGATCACGCCCATCGCCGACGCGTTCCTCGACGCCTACCCCGACGCCGAGAGCGATCGGATGGCGACGGGGAACCTCTACGTGCGGATCCGCGCGGTGTTGAACTACCTCGTGGCCAACACCGAGGGGGGCCTCGTCGTCGGCACCGGCAACCGGACGGAGGCGCTGGTGGGCTACTTCACGAAGTACGGCGACGGCGCCGTGGACTGTCACCCGATCGCGAACCTCTACAAGCAGCAGGTCCGCCAGCTCGCCCGTCACGTCGGCGTGCCCGACGACCTGGCGGCCAAGGAGGCCAGCGCCGGTATGTGGGTCGACCAGACCGACGAGGGGGAACTCGGGATGGACTACGACACGCTCGATTCGATCCTGGCGCTGCACGTCGACGGGCCGCTGTCGGTGTCGGCGACGGCCGAGCACATCGGCGTCGACGCCGAGACGATCGAGCGGGTCCGCGGACTGTACGAGGCCAGCGAACACAAGCGAGCGGCGCCGCCGGGGCCCGAGTCGCTGTACTGA
- a CDS encoding bacterio-opsin activator domain-containing protein has protein sequence MVECDEVLIAGRPDGDAAAVADDLGAVDGVTTETATAAAPGELDPTDADCVVWVGSATADGLATLVERAGGPAGTPVVLLAEGDDDPGPTAAFDAGVADFVRAGDGAGAVLARRVDRLLANGNDRATGGPTAADGSGERTVTGGAGDGADALRATPSGASAERVLERVDAAIVGLDDDWRITYLNDPAAEALGEPADAAVGEVVWEALPEIEGSVFEREYREALASQEVRTFETRYEPADNWLEVSVFPAADGLSVYVRDVTERKRTKAELRRNERALRDLQRLASSRDRSFDEKLEQALAVGCERLDLPMGYLTRIDGDTQTVVAAHGETGVDSGAHQPVAESYCRRTVETDGLLALEHAAAEGWDDDPAYERHGMECYLGGKLLVGGELYGTLCFGSAEARDAPFTDAEETFIELLVEWVSYELERRERDRDLGRYETIVRAIDDGVYELDEAGRFTFVNPSMCRITGYDSEDLVGEHVSVVKDDDATEAAVDALLAGEATERTVESVVQRKRGPPIPCEDSLTALTGDEGAARGVVGVVRDVTEQKAHREMLSELVTSSRSLMQARDREEVAEMATQAIEDVLGFELNTVRLFDRETDRLEPVGTTDAVAERGVVTPTYDVDEGGPGRAFVDGELVVVEDTTTGDDDHPHDIVRSALHIPMGVHGTISIGAETVDAFSNTDRQAVQLLATSAAAAANRAKREQEVREARERVDTLVDRINGLIENTVEVLVQAGTRAELEAGVVDQLVATEPYTFAWIGRPDLAAERIEASAWAGDVPELADAVADLSVDRSAARDAADPAALALDDETIHIVDDLADSPGGSVHATASEAGLGSMIAVPLTYKDASYGVLCVYAPALDAVADREQVVLDALGRAVANAINAIESGRILSTDRVVELEFTVRDDDLLFNRLSAQTDATYELTGSVHEADGSIRLYVTASGADAEEIASILASTDGVEASSVIADHDDDVLFEAVVDDSLVELLADHGAVTRSVTAEDGLVRYTIELPYEAEAREVFELVSDRHRGTDLVGYHEHERPVRTRQEFREAVTDRFTDRQETAIRTAYLGGFFEWPRDVDGDDLAGSMDISRPTYHQHLRAAQRKVFDELFDPHSGR, from the coding sequence ATGGTTGAGTGTGACGAGGTCCTGATAGCCGGTCGGCCGGACGGCGACGCCGCGGCGGTCGCCGACGACCTCGGGGCGGTCGACGGGGTGACCACCGAGACGGCGACCGCGGCGGCCCCCGGCGAACTCGACCCGACGGACGCCGACTGTGTCGTCTGGGTCGGCTCGGCGACGGCCGACGGGCTCGCGACCCTCGTGGAACGGGCGGGCGGCCCCGCGGGAACGCCCGTCGTGCTCCTCGCCGAGGGTGACGACGACCCGGGGCCGACGGCGGCGTTCGACGCCGGTGTCGCCGATTTCGTGCGAGCGGGTGACGGGGCCGGAGCCGTTCTGGCGCGGCGTGTCGACCGGTTGCTGGCGAACGGGAACGACCGGGCGACGGGCGGGCCCACGGCGGCGGACGGGAGCGGCGAGCGTACGGTAACGGGTGGGGCCGGTGACGGCGCGGACGCGCTCCGGGCGACACCGTCGGGGGCGAGCGCCGAACGGGTCCTCGAACGCGTCGACGCGGCGATCGTCGGGTTGGACGACGACTGGCGGATCACCTACCTCAACGACCCGGCGGCCGAGGCGCTGGGCGAACCGGCCGACGCCGCCGTCGGCGAGGTCGTCTGGGAAGCGTTGCCCGAGATCGAAGGGAGCGTCTTCGAGCGGGAGTACCGCGAGGCGCTGGCGAGCCAGGAGGTCCGTACCTTCGAGACCCGCTACGAACCAGCGGACAACTGGCTGGAGGTCTCGGTGTTCCCGGCCGCCGACGGACTGTCGGTGTACGTCCGCGACGTGACCGAACGAAAGCGGACGAAGGCAGAGCTACGGCGCAACGAACGGGCGTTGCGGGACCTCCAGCGGCTGGCCTCCTCGCGCGACCGGTCGTTCGACGAGAAGCTGGAGCAAGCGCTGGCGGTCGGCTGCGAGCGACTGGACCTGCCGATGGGATACCTGACGCGGATCGACGGTGACACCCAGACGGTCGTCGCCGCCCACGGAGAGACGGGGGTCGACTCCGGCGCCCACCAGCCCGTCGCGGAGAGCTACTGCCGGCGAACCGTCGAGACCGACGGGCTGCTCGCGCTCGAACACGCCGCCGCGGAGGGGTGGGACGACGACCCAGCCTACGAGCGCCACGGCATGGAGTGTTACCTGGGCGGAAAGCTGCTGGTCGGCGGCGAGCTGTACGGAACGCTCTGTTTCGGTAGCGCCGAGGCCCGCGACGCGCCCTTTACCGACGCCGAGGAGACGTTCATCGAACTGCTTGTCGAGTGGGTCAGCTACGAACTCGAACGGCGCGAGCGCGACCGGGATCTTGGTCGCTACGAGACCATCGTCCGGGCCATCGACGACGGCGTCTACGAGCTCGACGAAGCGGGGCGGTTCACCTTCGTCAACCCCTCGATGTGTCGGATCACCGGGTACGACTCCGAGGACCTCGTCGGCGAACACGTCTCGGTCGTCAAGGACGACGACGCGACCGAGGCAGCCGTCGACGCGCTGCTCGCGGGCGAAGCGACCGAGCGCACGGTCGAATCGGTCGTCCAGCGCAAGCGCGGCCCGCCGATCCCTTGCGAGGACAGCCTGACGGCGCTGACCGGTGACGAGGGGGCGGCCCGCGGCGTCGTCGGCGTCGTCCGGGACGTGACCGAGCAGAAGGCTCACCGGGAGATGCTGTCGGAGCTGGTCACCTCCTCGCGGTCGCTCATGCAGGCCCGCGACCGCGAGGAGGTCGCCGAGATGGCCACCCAGGCGATCGAAGACGTGCTCGGCTTCGAGCTGAACACCGTCCGCCTGTTCGACCGCGAGACCGACCGCCTCGAACCCGTGGGGACGACCGACGCGGTCGCCGAACGCGGTGTCGTGACGCCGACCTACGACGTGGACGAGGGCGGGCCCGGGCGGGCGTTCGTCGACGGCGAGCTGGTCGTCGTCGAAGACACCACGACCGGCGACGACGACCACCCGCACGATATCGTCCGCTCGGCGCTGCATATCCCGATGGGCGTCCACGGCACCATCAGCATCGGTGCCGAGACGGTCGACGCCTTCTCGAACACGGACCGGCAGGCCGTGCAACTGCTGGCGACCAGCGCCGCCGCTGCGGCCAACCGTGCCAAGCGCGAACAGGAGGTCCGCGAAGCCCGCGAGCGGGTCGACACGCTCGTCGACCGGATCAACGGCCTCATCGAGAACACCGTCGAGGTGCTCGTCCAGGCCGGGACCAGAGCGGAACTCGAAGCCGGCGTCGTCGACCAACTCGTCGCGACCGAGCCTTACACCTTCGCCTGGATCGGCCGGCCCGATCTGGCTGCCGAGCGCATCGAAGCCAGCGCCTGGGCGGGCGACGTGCCCGAGCTCGCCGACGCCGTCGCGGACCTGTCGGTGGACCGCTCGGCCGCTCGCGACGCCGCAGATCCCGCCGCGCTCGCGCTCGACGACGAGACCATCCACATCGTCGACGACCTCGCCGACTCGCCAGGCGGGAGCGTCCACGCAACCGCCAGCGAGGCGGGTCTCGGGTCGATGATCGCCGTCCCGCTCACGTACAAGGACGCCAGTTACGGCGTCCTCTGTGTCTACGCGCCCGCGCTCGACGCCGTCGCCGACCGCGAGCAGGTCGTCCTCGACGCGCTCGGACGCGCGGTCGCCAACGCCATCAACGCCATCGAGAGCGGTCGCATCCTCTCGACGGACCGCGTCGTCGAACTGGAGTTCACCGTCCGGGACGACGACCTCCTGTTCAACCGGCTCTCCGCACAGACCGACGCGACCTACGAACTGACGGGTTCGGTCCACGAGGCCGACGGGAGTATCCGACTGTACGTCACCGCCAGCGGGGCCGACGCCGAGGAGATCGCGTCGATACTCGCGAGCACCGACGGCGTCGAGGCGTCGAGCGTCATCGCCGACCACGACGACGACGTGCTGTTCGAGGCCGTCGTCGACGACTCGCTGGTCGAGTTGCTGGCCGACCACGGCGCGGTCACCCGGTCGGTCACCGCCGAGGACGGCCTCGTCCGCTACACCATCGAACTGCCCTACGAGGCCGAAGCGCGGGAGGTGTTCGAGCTCGTCTCCGACCGCCACCGCGGTACCGACCTCGTCGGCTACCACGAACACGAGCGGCCGGTCCGCACCCGCCAGGAGTTCCGCGAGGCCGTCACCGACCGCTTCACCGACCGTCAGGAGACCGCCATCCGAACCGCCTACCTCGGCGGCTTCTTCGAGTGGCCCCGGGACGTCGACGGCGACGACCTGGCCGGGTCGATGGACATCTCCCGACCCACCTACCACCAGCACCTCCGCGCCGCCCAGCGGAAGGTGTTCGACGAGCTGTTCGACCCCCACTCCGGGCGGTGA